The Salvelinus alpinus chromosome 3, SLU_Salpinus.1, whole genome shotgun sequence genome segment GAGTTGCTCAATAATTTGGTGCATGTAGCCCACTTCATGGAATCATCATGGAATACAGACCAGGCCTGGCAGTTTAAACTTGGAGCCTGATGCATGGTTTACAACGACTGGACCATTGTCACATCAGTTCCATTAACAGTGAGGAGTAGGGTAGAACCCTTATTGTTGCAGTTTTATCCCCTTTCAATATTTCATTTGTTGAACAACTGAATGGTTGGTTATGGGTACCTtcgtgtgtgtaaaatattactgcactcagattttttttaaattgattttagatgtgtataattaaattgttttattttatttagctttaatggaatgttcgtatcctgtatatttgactgtgatatgtgattGTCTCCCCTAGCTACAGATGTATCGTATTTATTTGACCCTgttaatcctgcagcaacaggaaatatgaattattatatggattataattcatggtcATTTTTGTAGTGGGGTTtatacatttttcgttagggcagaTTAAGTCTACATTTTCTAAATGAAATTACAATCTTTCTGTACAggaacattctcagcaacaaaagagtggtcAATTTAAGATCGTACATCTGTATCTTAAAATatcttaaaggcccaatgcagtcccccccccaaaaaaatccccCTGTGTTTTAAAAACAGTTTATGTCCACACTGTGAGGttgaaataatactgtgaaattgtgaaaattacgATAACGCCCTttaagtgtaagagctgtttgaaaagactgcctgaaatttctcCCTGTTTTGGTGAGATTGATTTTTGGCCTGcctagttaatagaccaataagaaagaaagttccaaacctctgcAAATAACAGCTTGTTTTTCGTTTTCCCCtctccactcagaccactcacagGTAGTCTTagtaaaattcttgcttgagaaattgctctttgctaagaagcattttttgtttcattttgacaattttaattgaaaacaatcatagtaaagtacttaattgttTCCCCCGAAATTATTTGAGATATATTTAAAAatagctgcattggacctttaagtcgctctggataagagcatctgctaaatgactaaaatgtcaaatgtaaatgtttaaaatacagatctcatattgctgtattaaatagttttttcaaatacaaatatgatatattgatgtcacaaatgtagcATTTTTACAGttctttattaaaaatgtagttatttgtaattgactgtgtaaaacctagcagtgttacttatttatctgagagtgaggcggatatataacatttagcaaaaaaaacatgattatttgtctctctgaaatgtctGTCATTTAACAACCTCATgtcatgattagatagtgaaaaaacacaaCAATTTACCTAACATACCAACATTTTTGAAAATAGATATAAAGTGTTTTAGAATCAAAGTCTTCATATTttgatggctttctttcattgatccttAATATTCTGAACCCATTTTCTCAATATATTATATTGAGTCTGAACATTTTAATTAAGGGTACACCGTATTAATAGGGATGGCTATAGATAAATGTACtaaaaaccctattgaatgaaaactctaAAATGTATTCCATACGCATAAGGGAGCCACTCCCAAAGAGCTTGTTGCACACCTGcgtaaggtaagtctgaataccaaatacTGAGAAGTGCTTAAATCAAAATGCATAGGAAAGGCATACATTTCCTTTGTCTTAATCGGGCCCATACTGCATGAACACCATCCATCTTTAACCATCATACCGTATATGGCTGTGACATAAAATGTTGCAGGGGGTACTTTGCATGATTAGAAATCAAATGTTTCTCTTTGTCAGCCTTTGATCCAAATCACTGGGATATCAACAAAAGAATCGGTCTGCTATTCTGGGACAGAAGACACAGTCAATCCCTTACCATCATGTGATACACTTTGTCCTAATTAGATATACACAGGTAGAATTTGGTGATAttatacactatatgaccaaaagtatgtggacacctgctcatcgaacatctcattccaaaatcatatttTTGGTTactgaaaatatatttcatagcgatttagatggtacaacgattctctacactacactttgtcacataaactgaaattaggcgaactattagaattgtAGCAACCAAGAAATGGTGGAGCGAATTCTGCATATTGTAccttttaacttgtattttttattcggtaAATGAGAATTTAACTACAACAATTCAATTTGATGGAAGCACATGTATGGTTGGAAAATATGCATATTGTTTCCatgcggattttagaatattcacatgaaaatctgttgccaattagATGGAAATCTAGCTATTGACTCTTTTCATTTGATATGTCCGCTTGTCATTAGATACAGTGTTATTGTCTTTGTAGTGCCCTGCTATAGTGATCCTGTCTGTAATGAACTAGGTGTTGTTTTTACAGAAAGCCATGCATGTCCCAAGGACTGTCTCACCACTATGACATTTCTCCTATGGTCAAGCCCCCCACATTATCACAAAGGTATGATGTTTTGTGACGTGatatttgatgtgtgtgtgtgtgtgtgtgtgtgtgtgtgtgtgtgtgtgtgtgtgtgtgtgtgtgtgtgtgtgtgtgtgtgtgtgtgtgtgtgtgtgtgtgtgtgtgtgtgtgtgtgtgtgtgtgtgtgtgtgtgtgtgtgtgtgtgtgtgtcaggggcggctggtgggaggagctataggaagacggacttattgtaatggctggaatggaataaaagcAACTGAGTCAAACATATTGTTTCCATATGTGTATtgtgtttgatgccgttccattccagccattacaatgaggccgtcctcctatagctccccccaccagcctccactagtGTGTATGTGTAAAAACCGTGACCAGGATATCTGGGTCAAACATTTAAACTTTCCATCCAGTCCTGACCATTAATCTGTGTTGCCCGGGTTAGACGTTACTGAATAACTCCTTGCTTCCCAAAAGGGGTGGTTGCAAGCTTGTGTAATGGGGTAGAACCGTCTACCTATTTTGAACGCACCCTTGTTGGTTTGCCTGTGCCAGGTGTATGCAATTTTTTATTAAGGGTGTGGCCTTTTGTATGGCCTTCATGTTTGGGTCATTCAGGGGATCCTCGTACTATGTGCTGGTTGGGGTGCCTTGGGAGGACAGTAGTGGTGAAGTGTGAGAAATAGGAATTATTGTAAATGTAGTGTTTTTTTAGTCGTTGGTGCCCATATTCCAACTAGAcctgctctccttctccctttctttgTAGGACAGTTTTATGGAGCTCCTGGAGCTGAAGATGTATGGATATTATGTAGGCCTATGGAGACTGCCTTGTGATGCGGAAAGTGACTAATTTCCATGCTCCACTCCTTGATGCAAAGAACCTGTGTTTAGTTTAGTCCCGAGGACTGTATTAGTTGACCTAATACAGCTACAGGAATAGTATTTGATGTATTTCCCCACCTTACACTTGGAACGCTAAAAACATTTCCTACCCCGTCTTTGGAGAGCTTGACTGAATCATTAAGCTGTTGGACATCATTTTTGGGATGGATATTCAAACACTGTTGGCATATGGGTTGATTTGTACCTTTCCCCTGGATCACAATATCAAATACCAGTTTATTGTTCGACGGCCATTGTAACAGCCAGACAAGCTTTGTGCTTGTAGAGCTCGAGCAGCCACTTACAACATGGGTCAGGTAATTAGAATGTTTTATTTAAACAAATATCTTTACACTTTACaagtaaataaaaaatacatttacattacacagtaaataacaatataaaTCATTGTGTACACATTTACAATATTGGAAATGAACAATGCAGCACCAAGTTATTTATAATACAGGTGTAGACAGAATTCAAATTCTCAGTTAAGTGccacctacagtatagtatttaCAATACAGTAATTTACTGCAATCAGAGTTAAGTTTCATTAAAAGAAACAAAACAACTCTGCCATTTTTGATGACATGTATTGATCTTTCCAATACACATCCAATGACAACTTCTTTATTCTGCATTCTCCAGCATCAGGCGGAATTGGATTGGTCCATCGCATCCCTCTGGGCGCATCACTTTTCCCCGGGACCCTTTTGTCCTTTCCGGTTGTGTTCTGTGCATGTCAGCGTCTCTGACATCTGTCAGATATGTGTCGGTTGTGGGAAGTGTGTATGTTCGAGACTGTGTGTCAGAATCTGAGGCAGTGTGTATGTCCCGGATGTGTGTCAGCGTCTCTGGCAGGTGTGCAGGTTCCGGGCTGCGGTCCTGCTGACTCCGgggtctttctctcctctctctagtctgcATGAGAGGCCATCTCCACAGTCGCAGCGCTGGAACAGCTCCAGGCCATGGCCGCCTTTCCTACGGTGATGCGTGCACACCTGGCCCGCCGTCAGCACCGGCTTACAGATACGAGACCAGAAGTGGCGTGCACAGCACAGACCCTCAGAGCAGTCGGAGGACCTTAGGCAGTTGTCACCTTCCTGACCTAGAGAGAAGGAATATGAAGGATTCTGTTGGAAAGGTCTCGTAGCTGGAATTTTGATAATCAAATGTTTCCTTTCAATCCCCTTGGCTTTGTGTTTTTATGGTAACTTATTCTTAGGGGACTGGTGGGAAGGACAAATCTATAGGATCTTTATGGGTGGTACTGgataatgtgtgtgcatgtgtaatgCACACCTACCTTTTATAGAATGTTGACCTTGGGGCAGAGGCAGTCTCTTGCCATAGTGTTCCATGGTGTTGTTCTGCCTATTCTCAACACGGGTAGTGACTGCGGTTTCAGCATCTTGATCACTGGCCTGACAAACACCTGAGGAAAAAGGCACACGTTATCATACAGTCACTTCAGTTGAACACAAGTCAAGTTTTTAAGATACTTACAATATCTCACGATTTCCCATCTTTCTCACCATAAGTTTTTACATTTATATTACCAATACCTATCTTACTACCACATTAAACGCAAATACATCAAAGTCATCGCATGAAATAAAAGTGTGATGATCTGAAAATGGTTGGAAAAACAAACATGTTGCGTTTGGATATGTTGAGCTCACCATTGATGCAGCGCTTCCCGGCGCAGCACATAGAATCTCTGGCGCACCGCTTCCGGGTCTTTCGGCATGGGAGACACGCGCCTCGGATATCGTTGCAGAATTCATCGGCCCCACACTCAGCATTGTATGTGCAAGTAG includes the following:
- the LOC139570884 gene encoding dickkopf-related protein 1-like, producing the protein MPKLSVGRFMAMYLTLFGYLGDAYAGAVLLNYNAIKTLSGVTDTVSPSPRPSSSGNDGQNAVVDTLQPTCTYNAECGADEFCNDIRGACLPCRKTRKRCARDSMCCAGKRCINGVCQASDQDAETAVTTRVENRQNNTMEHYGKRLPLPQGQHSIKGQEGDNCLRSSDCSEGLCCARHFWSRICKPVLTAGQVCTHHRRKGGHGLELFQRCDCGDGLSCRLERGEKDPGVSRTAARNLHTCQRR